A section of the Leminorella richardii genome encodes:
- a CDS encoding FecCD family ABC transporter permease, which translates to MKPNSVIRGAYPRRTIALLVLATLAVGVFSLGLGQYHLSLGNILTILKTPFYTDGAPFSATEHHIVWTVRLPRVLMAFCAGSALALSGAALQGVFHNPLVDPHIIGVTSGAAFGGALAILLGFSPWLLTASTFSFGLLALLLVYTVAYFMGQGNRMVLVLAGVILSGFFSALVSLIQYMADTEETLPSIVFWLLGSFATASWPKLLIVSSVLLIAGSLLLRLRWRINLLSLGERQAQTLSVSVVGTRWLILVLCALVVAAQVSVSGSIGWIGLVIPHLARFLVGTDHRYLLPASLLLGGAFMIAVDDIARTLTSAEIPIGIITALLGAPVFALLLFKNARRPL; encoded by the coding sequence ATGAAGCCAAATAGCGTCATCAGAGGAGCTTACCCGCGGCGCACTATCGCGCTGCTGGTTCTGGCAACGCTGGCGGTCGGCGTGTTTTCTCTCGGGCTGGGACAGTATCACCTCTCGTTGGGGAACATTCTGACGATTCTGAAAACGCCGTTTTATACCGACGGTGCACCGTTTAGCGCCACAGAGCACCATATTGTCTGGACAGTCCGCCTGCCGCGAGTACTGATGGCGTTCTGCGCAGGAAGCGCGCTGGCGTTAAGCGGTGCCGCGCTTCAGGGGGTGTTTCACAATCCGCTGGTTGACCCGCATATTATCGGCGTAACCTCGGGGGCAGCGTTTGGCGGGGCGCTGGCTATCTTGCTGGGTTTTTCCCCTTGGCTGCTGACAGCATCAACCTTTTCCTTTGGCTTACTGGCACTGCTGTTGGTGTATACCGTGGCCTATTTTATGGGGCAGGGAAACCGAATGGTGCTGGTTCTGGCCGGCGTGATACTGAGCGGTTTTTTCAGCGCGCTGGTAAGCCTTATTCAATACATGGCCGATACAGAAGAGACCTTACCCAGCATTGTTTTCTGGCTACTGGGTAGCTTTGCTACCGCTAGCTGGCCTAAGCTGCTGATTGTTTCTTCTGTCTTGCTGATTGCCGGCAGCCTATTACTGCGGCTGCGTTGGCGTATCAATCTGCTTTCATTGGGGGAACGTCAGGCGCAAACGCTGAGCGTTTCCGTGGTCGGCACTCGCTGGTTGATTCTGGTGCTGTGTGCGCTGGTCGTGGCGGCTCAAGTGTCAGTGAGCGGCAGTATCGGTTGGATTGGACTGGTTATTCCACATTTGGCTCGCTTTTTAGTGGGGACCGATCATCGTTATTTGCTGCCTGCCTCTTTGCTTCTCGGCGGTGCCTTTATGATTGCCGTTGACGATATTGCCCGCACGTTGACGTCCGCAGAAATTCCTATTGGCATTATTACTGCGCTGCTGGGAGCTCCAGTGTTCGCACTGCTGTTGTTTAAAAACGCTCGGCGGCCGCTATGA
- a CDS encoding ABC transporter ATP-binding protein yields MTTFSLRAEALEYGYRQPLYQPIDFCCKAGETVAVLGANGRGKTTLLHTLIGTQPKLGGRVVCPESIGFVPQSFSSPDYSVFDSVLMGRAPCVGAFSVPSREDEAIAFDALRAMGLESLAERNINTLSGGQRQLVLIARALAMQCRILILDEPTAALDIYNQFRVLSLIRQLAREQGISILFSTHDPYHALRVADSVLLLLPEQRWLFGKRDEVLTEGNLMAAYGIPIRQVQIEHHQALVPLFNLEEVKS; encoded by the coding sequence ATGACGACCTTTTCTTTACGCGCAGAGGCGCTGGAATACGGCTATCGCCAGCCGCTGTACCAGCCTATCGACTTTTGCTGTAAGGCGGGAGAAACCGTTGCGGTATTGGGCGCCAACGGGCGAGGAAAAACTACGCTGCTGCACACTCTTATCGGTACACAACCAAAACTGGGCGGACGAGTCGTTTGCCCTGAGTCGATAGGCTTTGTTCCCCAGTCATTTTCTTCCCCTGACTATTCGGTGTTTGACAGCGTGCTGATGGGGCGGGCACCCTGCGTGGGGGCGTTTAGCGTTCCCAGCCGTGAAGATGAGGCTATTGCGTTTGATGCTCTGCGTGCCATGGGGCTGGAGTCGCTGGCGGAAAGAAATATCAATACGCTCTCCGGCGGACAGCGACAGCTGGTGTTGATTGCACGAGCGCTTGCCATGCAGTGCCGCATACTGATACTGGATGAACCCACCGCCGCGCTGGATATTTACAACCAGTTTCGTGTGCTTTCGCTGATCCGCCAGCTGGCGCGCGAACAGGGCATCAGCATCCTTTTTTCTACTCACGACCCTTATCACGCACTGCGAGTGGCGGACAGCGTGCTGCTATTGCTTCCCGAACAGCGCTGGCTGTTTGGCAAGCGAGATGAGGTTCTGACAGAAGGTAACTTAATGGCGGCCTACGGCATTCCTATTCGTCAGGTTCAGATTGAACATCATCAGGCGCTAGTGCCGCTGTTTAATTTAGAAGAGGTAAAGTCATGA
- a CDS encoding substrate-binding domain-containing protein: MIKTQPPLRIFAAGSLRRAFVPWLESYRQRTGTDVIVDFGPAGLLRQRIEQGEKVDLFASANTQHPVALSQQQAVAELRLFAANRLCLTARRERVAEYDSWLDILRAPELALATSTPGSDPGGDYAQQLFDYVERFHPGEGQRIREKARHLVGGRQSVIVPSGQIAAGWLILQGMTDLFIGYQSNSQPLREDTRLQLFDIPEPYNVRADYMLARFSQSACELVNELCSEVGQSYLRQQGFLPPSA, from the coding sequence ATGATAAAAACGCAACCGCCGTTACGCATTTTTGCCGCCGGTAGCCTTCGCCGCGCGTTTGTGCCATGGCTTGAATCCTACCGTCAGCGGACGGGAACTGACGTTATTGTTGACTTTGGCCCTGCTGGGCTGCTGCGCCAGCGCATTGAACAGGGGGAAAAAGTCGATCTCTTTGCCTCGGCTAATACACAGCATCCTGTCGCGCTGTCTCAACAGCAGGCGGTTGCCGAACTTCGACTTTTCGCTGCCAATCGCTTATGCCTGACTGCACGGCGCGAACGGGTTGCGGAGTATGATAGCTGGCTGGATATTTTGCGTGCCCCTGAACTAGCGCTTGCTACGTCAACGCCCGGCAGCGATCCCGGTGGCGACTATGCACAGCAGCTGTTCGATTACGTCGAGCGGTTTCATCCCGGCGAAGGACAGCGCATAAGAGAAAAGGCAAGGCACCTGGTTGGAGGCAGGCAAAGCGTTATTGTTCCCAGCGGCCAAATTGCCGCAGGATGGCTGATATTACAGGGAATGACGGATCTGTTTATCGGCTATCAAAGCAACAGTCAGCCCCTGCGTGAAGATACTCGGCTACAGCTGTTTGATATTCCTGAGCCTTATAACGTCAGAGCCGACTATATGCTGGCAAGATTTAGCCAAAGCGCATGCGAACTGGTTAACGAGCTGTGTTCAGAGGTAGGGCAGAGCTACTTGAGGCAGCAGGGCTTTCTTCCCCCGTCTGCCTAA
- a CDS encoding ACT domain-containing protein: protein MSHICGLFARRAFNVEGILCMPIKDSNQSRIWLLVEKDLRLSQMVSQVEKLEDVQEVNYSENLEIFEEMSRFMQ from the coding sequence ATGTCACACATTTGTGGGCTTTTCGCCCGCCGGGCGTTTAACGTTGAGGGCATCCTCTGTATGCCAATTAAAGACAGCAACCAAAGTCGTATTTGGCTGTTAGTGGAAAAAGACCTGCGCCTTTCCCAGATGGTCAGTCAGGTTGAAAAGCTGGAAGACGTGCAGGAGGTCAACTACAGCGAGAATCTGGAGATTTTCGAGGAAATGAGCCGCTTTATGCAGTAA
- the ilvB gene encoding acetolactate synthase large subunit: MVESGKPHQQPHPKTRFTGAELIVHLLERQGIKIVAGIPGGAALPLYDALGQSNVIRHILARHEQGAGFIAQGMARTDGKAAVCIASSGPGATNLVTAIADAKLDSIPMVCITGQVSSSMIGTDAFQEVDTYGMSIPITKHNYLVRHISELPQVICDAFRLAESGRPGPVWIDVPKDIQTATIELDELPPIARPDAPPPFDAHAVMDAAAAINQAKRPVLYLGGGIVCAQAQRAAQSLAERANLPTTMTLMALGTVPVEHPLCLGMLGMHAARSTNMVLQQADLLIVMGARFDDRAIGKAEQFCPNAQIIHVDIDRAEIGKIRRPQIAIQADVGQVLNQLLPLIEDKPRTEWLAEVAQIKSDYPSAINDIDNPLSHYGLIKAVAEAVDENAIITTDVGQHQMWVAQAYPLRRPRQWLTSGGLGTMGFGLPAAIGAALAEPSRKVLCFSGDGSLMMNIQELATAVEHRLDVKIILMNNQALGLVHQQQTLFYQERIFAAAYPYMTDFVKIAAGFGLDTCDLNAESDPKAALAEAIRRPGPCLIHALIDINEKVYPMVPPGAANIEMIGA, encoded by the coding sequence ATGGTCGAATCGGGCAAGCCGCATCAACAGCCGCATCCTAAAACGCGCTTTACCGGGGCGGAGCTGATCGTTCACCTACTTGAACGCCAAGGCATCAAGATCGTAGCGGGCATTCCCGGCGGTGCAGCCCTTCCGCTGTATGACGCACTGGGGCAAAGCAACGTTATCCGGCACATTTTAGCCCGTCACGAACAGGGGGCTGGATTCATCGCTCAAGGCATGGCGCGAACTGACGGTAAAGCCGCCGTGTGCATCGCCTCAAGCGGCCCCGGCGCCACCAACCTAGTGACCGCCATTGCCGACGCCAAGCTGGACTCAATACCAATGGTGTGTATTACCGGTCAGGTTTCTTCCTCCATGATTGGTACTGATGCCTTTCAGGAAGTCGACACCTACGGTATGTCTATTCCCATCACTAAACATAACTATCTGGTGCGCCACATCAGCGAGCTGCCTCAAGTCATTTGCGATGCGTTTCGCCTGGCTGAGTCAGGTCGCCCGGGGCCGGTGTGGATTGACGTTCCCAAAGACATACAGACAGCAACGATCGAACTGGACGAGCTGCCCCCTATCGCCCGCCCAGACGCCCCGCCGCCGTTTGACGCTCATGCGGTTATGGATGCCGCGGCGGCCATCAATCAGGCCAAGCGACCGGTGCTCTATTTAGGCGGTGGCATTGTTTGCGCTCAGGCTCAGCGCGCCGCGCAGTCTCTGGCAGAACGAGCAAATCTTCCAACCACCATGACCCTGATGGCGTTAGGCACTGTGCCGGTCGAGCATCCGCTGTGTTTGGGGATGTTAGGGATGCACGCCGCCCGCAGCACCAATATGGTTTTGCAGCAGGCCGACCTGCTTATCGTTATGGGAGCCCGCTTTGACGACCGTGCGATTGGTAAGGCCGAACAGTTTTGCCCCAATGCGCAGATTATCCACGTGGATATCGACAGGGCTGAAATCGGCAAGATTCGCCGCCCACAGATCGCCATTCAGGCCGACGTTGGGCAAGTGCTGAATCAGCTGCTGCCACTCATTGAGGACAAGCCCCGCACTGAGTGGCTGGCAGAGGTTGCCCAGATAAAGTCAGACTATCCATCAGCTATAAACGATATCGACAACCCGCTAAGCCACTATGGCTTGATTAAAGCGGTGGCCGAGGCTGTTGATGAGAACGCCATAATCACCACGGACGTTGGTCAACACCAGATGTGGGTAGCTCAAGCCTATCCTTTGCGTCGCCCGCGCCAGTGGCTGACGTCTGGCGGGTTAGGCACCATGGGCTTTGGCCTGCCTGCGGCGATCGGTGCTGCGCTGGCTGAGCCTTCCCGTAAGGTGCTGTGCTTTTCCGGTGACGGTAGCCTAATGATGAACATTCAGGAACTGGCTACTGCCGTTGAGCACCGACTGGATGTCAAAATCATTCTGATGAACAACCAGGCTCTGGGGCTGGTTCACCAGCAGCAGACGCTGTTCTATCAGGAGCGCATTTTTGCTGCGGCCTACCCCTATATGACTGACTTTGTGAAAATCGCGGCCGGATTTGGTCTGGACACCTGCGATCTTAACGCTGAGTCCGATCCTAAGGCCGCGCTGGCGGAGGCCATTCGTCGCCCAGGCCCTTGCCTGATCCACGCGTTAATCGATATTAACGAAAAAGTTTATCCGATGGTGCCGCCCGGCGCGGCGAATATTGAAATGATTGGAGCCTGA
- the ivbL gene encoding ilvB operon leader peptide IvbL, with amino-acid sequence MTKPFASTLLLTAQPAAVVVVRVVVVVGSAP; translated from the coding sequence ATGACTAAACCCTTCGCTTCGACGCTCCTCCTTACCGCGCAACCTGCCGCGGTGGTCGTCGTGCGTGTGGTGGTGGTCGTCGGCAGTGCGCCGTAA
- a CDS encoding helix-turn-helix transcriptional regulator — MKIDRLVSILMVLLAKEKTSAAALAEMFEVSVRTIYRDVDTLSQAGIPIISSPGPQGGIAVVERFKVDKRLFSSTEISTLLIGLDALSPALSPSELSAARAKVTSLIPPQRADEVAFKSGQIAIDLTSWTGYPAHRIDLNALRDALEKQLMIDIHYEDGEGVQSVRRIEPYQLLLKEQRWYLRAYCLQRQDFRTFKLSRIASMNIQAEAFVPRPFHPTSMSCSAWIDPRLIDIELIADKSLRELLSEYCPEQNITPTEDGRLHVVMPFVPDEKGYRLLLSFGTGCDCVGPESVRQTLFQHIQALYSRYAEGVPTEK; from the coding sequence ATGAAAATAGACCGGCTTGTTTCCATCCTGATGGTGTTACTGGCAAAAGAGAAAACTAGCGCAGCTGCGCTGGCTGAGATGTTTGAGGTTTCCGTTCGCACGATTTATCGCGATGTAGACACGCTGTCACAGGCGGGCATTCCCATTATTTCTTCACCGGGGCCACAGGGCGGAATTGCCGTTGTAGAGCGTTTCAAGGTGGATAAGCGTCTGTTTTCCTCTACGGAAATATCCACTTTGCTCATTGGATTGGACGCCCTGTCCCCTGCGCTTTCTCCCTCTGAGCTCAGCGCCGCTCGCGCAAAGGTGACTAGCCTAATCCCACCTCAGCGCGCCGATGAAGTGGCGTTTAAAAGCGGCCAGATAGCCATAGACCTCACATCGTGGACGGGCTACCCCGCTCACCGTATTGACCTTAACGCTCTGCGCGACGCCTTGGAAAAGCAGCTCATGATAGACATTCACTATGAGGACGGCGAAGGCGTTCAGAGCGTTCGCCGCATTGAGCCGTATCAGCTGCTGCTAAAAGAACAGCGCTGGTACCTGCGCGCCTACTGCCTACAGCGTCAGGACTTTCGTACGTTTAAGCTAAGCAGAATTGCGTCCATGAACATTCAGGCAGAAGCCTTTGTGCCAAGGCCGTTTCACCCGACCTCGATGTCGTGCAGCGCGTGGATTGACCCAAGGCTGATTGATATCGAGCTGATAGCCGATAAGTCACTGCGTGAATTACTGAGTGAGTACTGCCCGGAACAGAACATCACGCCGACAGAAGATGGTCGTCTGCACGTGGTGATGCCGTTCGTACCGGATGAAAAAGGCTATCGGCTGCTGTTAAGCTTTGGTACAGGATGCGACTGCGTTGGGCCAGAAAGCGTTCGTCAAACGCTGTTCCAACACATACAGGCGCTCTATTCACGCTATGCTGAAGGTGTTCCCACTGAAAAGTGA
- a CDS encoding pyridoxamine 5'-phosphate oxidase family protein: MNDWHDFHRLMATQSEIALATSRSDTPNVRIVNFCYLPENPGVLWFATFKDNTKVAEFEANSRVAFTTVPYGSTEHVRASRAEVRKSALSLSEMQDAFIEKIPSYRDIIAVAGDELVLYEIHFSQADVILDAQRMGKVEWTDTQ, translated from the coding sequence ATGAACGACTGGCACGACTTTCACCGCCTGATGGCTACACAAAGCGAAATTGCGCTGGCGACCAGCCGCAGCGATACCCCCAACGTCAGGATCGTCAATTTTTGCTATTTACCGGAAAATCCCGGTGTGCTGTGGTTTGCCACGTTTAAAGACAATACCAAAGTGGCAGAATTCGAAGCTAACAGCCGAGTTGCCTTCACGACGGTTCCCTATGGCAGCACAGAACACGTTCGCGCCTCGCGGGCGGAAGTTCGGAAAAGCGCGCTGTCGTTAAGTGAAATGCAGGATGCGTTTATCGAAAAAATACCTTCCTATCGCGATATTATTGCCGTGGCGGGTGATGAGCTGGTGTTGTATGAAATCCACTTCTCTCAGGCCGATGTGATATTGGATGCGCAAAGAATGGGGAAGGTTGAATGGACGGACACTCAATAA
- a CDS encoding Na+/H+ antiporter NhaC family protein has product MSSSKIEFRGGPAMVLVPAVVFLIVAVYLFIFQKAFDMNGLAMGGFLGVIAGSFLAKNSVNYWNGAIAGIAAPLTGVLVCILVLAGIFSSMMKVGGIAGGFVWLGVETGISGALFCTFTFIATAIIATATGTSIGTIFAAVPVFFAAGVQLGGDPAMLAGAILSGAIFGDNLAPVSDVTVISASTQTYRDGETAEVGGVVLSRSPYAILAGLLTIPFYLLFGQGEEVNMALTETASASGLSMLIPVIILVAVAVYTRNIFSALIVGVISGLIIGLLMGRLDMSQILSVKDGQLDGILYNGVSSMAGTIMLCLSLFAVIGILEKSGAIDAMTQRLTRGNQTMSAARAEGILAAGAFLCSTVFAGVTSAALILFGPIGDKVGKSAGLHPYRRSHIMSAMANSIPVVLPFSAFVFVVMIAVKSQSSGDVITPFTLLTSAFYPWALFIVFSGSIITGLGRRFEGNSRDALKTPLERRENTKHE; this is encoded by the coding sequence TTGTCCTCATCCAAAATTGAATTTCGCGGCGGCCCAGCAATGGTTCTGGTTCCCGCCGTGGTATTCCTCATCGTTGCGGTTTACCTGTTTATCTTCCAGAAAGCATTCGACATGAACGGCCTCGCTATGGGCGGTTTTCTGGGCGTTATCGCCGGATCGTTTTTGGCGAAAAACAGCGTCAACTACTGGAACGGCGCAATTGCCGGTATTGCTGCGCCGCTGACTGGCGTTCTGGTTTGTATTCTGGTGCTGGCGGGTATCTTTTCGTCAATGATGAAAGTGGGCGGCATTGCCGGAGGTTTTGTTTGGCTGGGCGTAGAAACCGGGATCTCCGGCGCGCTGTTTTGCACCTTTACCTTTATCGCTACAGCGATTATCGCTACGGCAACCGGCACGTCTATTGGTACGATTTTTGCCGCTGTTCCGGTGTTCTTTGCCGCAGGCGTTCAGCTTGGCGGCGACCCGGCCATGCTGGCGGGCGCCATCCTCAGCGGGGCTATCTTCGGCGACAATCTGGCGCCGGTCTCTGACGTAACGGTGATTTCAGCCAGTACGCAAACATACCGCGACGGTGAAACTGCTGAGGTGGGCGGTGTGGTGCTCTCTCGAAGTCCTTACGCTATTTTGGCTGGCCTGCTAACTATTCCGTTCTACCTGCTGTTCGGTCAGGGGGAAGAGGTCAATATGGCGCTGACGGAAACAGCGTCAGCCAGCGGCCTAAGCATGCTTATTCCGGTGATTATTTTGGTGGCAGTAGCTGTCTATACTCGCAACATTTTCTCAGCGCTGATCGTTGGCGTCATTTCAGGATTGATTATTGGTCTGCTGATGGGGCGACTGGATATGTCCCAGATACTGTCCGTGAAAGACGGGCAGTTGGACGGCATTCTCTACAATGGTGTTAGCAGTATGGCGGGAACCATCATGCTGTGCCTGTCCCTGTTTGCCGTTATCGGCATTTTGGAAAAAAGCGGCGCTATCGACGCCATGACGCAAAGACTAACCCGCGGCAACCAAACCATGAGTGCTGCGCGGGCAGAAGGCATTTTGGCTGCCGGAGCGTTTTTATGTTCCACCGTGTTTGCTGGGGTGACCAGCGCCGCACTTATCCTGTTTGGCCCAATCGGTGATAAGGTAGGCAAGAGCGCAGGGCTACATCCGTATCGCCGCTCTCACATTATGAGCGCCATGGCTAACAGCATTCCGGTCGTTTTACCGTTCAGCGCTTTTGTCTTTGTGGTGATGATTGCGGTGAAAAGTCAGTCATCCGGTGATGTGATTACGCCGTTTACTCTGCTAACCAGCGCGTTTTACCCTTGGGCACTGTTTATCGTTTTCAGCGGCAGCATCATTACTGGCCTGGGGCGTCGATTTGAAGGCAACAGTCGTGATGCATTAAAAACGCCTCTGGAAAGAAGGGAGAATACAAAACATGAATAA
- a CDS encoding TIGR04076 family protein, which yields MNNDEFELYDLHVEVVPDGDKPYVCSHHTGQGFDVVGENLIFPAGGRFSLYAMGALLPLLPAKQRMTHAHDWMTTDALIACPDPYCGARFKIVRTGLRTFRHGECTVVPLSEETTSK from the coding sequence ATGAATAATGATGAATTTGAACTGTACGATCTTCACGTCGAAGTCGTTCCTGACGGAGACAAACCCTATGTATGTTCACACCATACAGGGCAGGGATTTGACGTCGTAGGTGAAAACCTGATTTTCCCAGCAGGAGGACGTTTCTCCCTGTATGCCATGGGCGCACTGTTGCCGCTGCTGCCCGCCAAGCAGAGAATGACCCACGCGCACGACTGGATGACGACCGACGCGCTGATAGCCTGTCCCGATCCGTACTGCGGCGCACGCTTTAAGATAGTACGGACAGGCCTGAGAACGTTTAGGCACGGCGAGTGTACCGTTGTTCCACTTAGCGAAGAAACAACTTCAAAATAG
- a CDS encoding aldo/keto reductase, with amino-acid sequence MENTTRINLTPDYQTCRIINGGWQLSEGHKLQGQHDFTSVLKAFHQLAERGFTTFDCADIYTGVEELIGQFILERRASSGKDDVQVHTKFVPDLSALSEVDYHYVERIIARSLKRLNKEQLDLVQFHWWDYQIPGCLDIAGHLVRLKEKGMIKNLGTTNFDTAHLQQLVDAGYPLVSNQTQYSVLDRRPEREMVEFCQRNGVKLLCYGSLAGGFLSESWLGKPAPQSLENRSLVKYRLIIDDSVGWDGYQQLLCLMKEIGDRIGCSLSNVAVMYVLNKPAVGAAIVGTRSERHIASNEKVFSSRLSSEDIQRIDDFLNRHSIPDGEPFGLEREEGNKHRNIMKMNLNDE; translated from the coding sequence ATGGAAAACACCACCCGAATTAATCTGACACCCGACTATCAAACCTGCCGAATCATCAACGGCGGCTGGCAGCTGTCTGAAGGACACAAACTACAGGGGCAGCACGACTTCACCTCAGTGCTGAAAGCCTTTCACCAGCTCGCGGAACGCGGCTTTACGACGTTTGACTGTGCCGATATCTATACTGGCGTGGAAGAGCTTATTGGCCAGTTTATTCTGGAAAGACGGGCAAGCTCAGGGAAAGACGACGTTCAGGTTCACACCAAGTTTGTGCCGGATCTGTCAGCTCTGTCTGAGGTTGACTACCACTATGTGGAGCGCATCATCGCTCGCAGCCTGAAGCGCCTGAATAAAGAGCAGTTAGATCTGGTGCAGTTTCACTGGTGGGATTATCAAATCCCCGGCTGTCTGGATATCGCAGGGCATCTGGTTCGCCTGAAAGAAAAGGGCATGATTAAGAATTTGGGTACCACCAATTTTGACACCGCTCACCTACAGCAGCTGGTTGATGCGGGCTACCCGCTGGTGAGTAACCAAACGCAGTATTCCGTACTCGACCGCCGCCCTGAGCGAGAAATGGTGGAGTTCTGCCAGCGCAATGGTGTGAAGCTTCTGTGCTACGGTTCTTTGGCGGGGGGATTCCTGTCCGAATCCTGGCTGGGCAAGCCAGCGCCTCAGTCGCTGGAAAATCGCTCTTTAGTTAAGTATCGGCTGATTATTGACGACTCCGTCGGCTGGGACGGCTATCAGCAGTTGCTATGCCTGATGAAAGAGATTGGCGATCGCATCGGCTGCTCACTGTCAAACGTGGCGGTAATGTATGTGCTTAACAAACCCGCTGTAGGTGCTGCGATTGTCGGTACGCGCAGCGAGCGCCACATCGCCTCCAACGAGAAAGTCTTTAGCTCTCGGCTGTCTTCAGAAGATATTCAGCGCATTGATGATTTCCTGAACAGGCACAGCATCCCTGACGGAGAGCCGTTTGGGCTGGAGCGTGAAGAGGGCAATAAGCACCGCAATATCATGAAAATGAACCTGAACGACGAATAG
- a CDS encoding GNAT family N-acetyltransferase, whose amino-acid sequence MNVILVKTEPDDVWLAESLSQYNTAVYYAKYGLSWKTHLFTTNWEMRENYRILYNDNRVGFLTLESEPESDELYIHDVQLEKNYQRQGIGAQVLALIEQLARQRDMRHLRLSVFIDSPAQALYCGRGFVVVSQNESRVNLHKRLEK is encoded by the coding sequence ATGAACGTAATACTCGTGAAGACCGAGCCGGATGACGTATGGCTTGCTGAATCCCTCAGTCAATACAATACGGCTGTCTACTACGCCAAATACGGCCTAAGCTGGAAAACCCATCTGTTCACCACCAACTGGGAAATGCGAGAGAACTACCGCATTCTCTACAACGACAACCGTGTCGGCTTCTTGACGCTAGAGTCTGAGCCCGAATCTGATGAGCTGTACATCCACGATGTGCAGTTGGAAAAAAACTACCAGAGGCAGGGCATCGGCGCTCAGGTCTTGGCATTAATAGAGCAGCTGGCTCGCCAGAGGGATATGCGACACCTGAGGCTAAGCGTCTTTATCGACAGCCCGGCACAGGCGCTGTACTGCGGCAGGGGTTTTGTTGTCGTAAGCCAGAACGAAAGTAGGGTGAATTTACACAAGCGGCTAGAAAAGTAG
- a CDS encoding purine-nucleoside phosphorylase: protein MFKKSVSTLVFLPLLASGQALANEAPINVKVFIGAMFEIGQNTGDKAGEFQNWYEKYFKDSKPITVKGAASPVFCNDDGVCGSVLGMGKVASSSSMQAILLNPQLDMSKAYYIISGVAGTPPSRGTIGDVSWASWAVDYDLGHRWAPEEGLHDGQTFMPRKGYENIRRYQFNPILVSWAMKVTGNTKLEDSEGAQKYRQRYPDANARRAPKVLTGTHMTGDTFFHGPGMSKEAQYIAKLYGADDYLMTEMEIAAITQVIAKTEGSTQRILSLRGAVNFDQGNPKETTLEHLDPAPGQTAGGFKETVENIAKVGGEMTDYIVAHWDTWQNGVPPLK, encoded by the coding sequence ATGTTTAAGAAAAGTGTCAGCACGCTGGTTTTTCTCCCTCTTCTCGCCTCAGGGCAGGCTTTAGCGAACGAAGCGCCGATTAACGTCAAAGTCTTTATCGGCGCAATGTTTGAAATTGGCCAAAATACGGGCGACAAAGCTGGCGAATTCCAAAACTGGTACGAAAAGTACTTTAAGGACAGCAAACCAATTACCGTTAAAGGTGCAGCCTCTCCGGTTTTCTGTAACGATGACGGCGTATGCGGCTCGGTACTGGGCATGGGGAAAGTCGCTTCGTCCTCTTCGATGCAGGCGATTTTGCTTAATCCGCAGTTGGATATGTCCAAAGCCTACTACATCATCAGCGGCGTAGCCGGTACCCCGCCTTCTCGTGGAACGATTGGCGACGTTAGCTGGGCTTCCTGGGCGGTAGACTACGATCTGGGCCACCGCTGGGCTCCCGAAGAAGGCCTTCACGACGGTCAGACCTTTATGCCGCGTAAAGGGTATGAAAATATTCGCCGCTATCAGTTCAATCCGATTCTGGTCTCTTGGGCTATGAAAGTGACAGGCAACACTAAACTAGAGGACTCTGAAGGTGCTCAGAAGTATCGTCAACGCTATCCGGATGCCAACGCGCGCCGCGCACCCAAAGTGCTGACGGGCACCCACATGACGGGAGATACCTTCTTTCACGGTCCGGGAATGTCGAAAGAGGCGCAGTATATTGCCAAGCTGTACGGTGCAGATGACTATTTGATGACGGAAATGGAAATTGCCGCCATTACGCAGGTCATCGCTAAAACGGAAGGCTCCACACAGCGGATCTTAAGCCTGCGCGGCGCGGTCAACTTCGATCAGGGTAATCCGAAAGAAACCACACTGGAGCACTTGGATCCGGCTCCGGGCCAAACGGCGGGGGGCTTTAAAGAAACGGTAGAAAACATCGCTAAAGTAGGTGGCGAAATGACGGACTACATCGTTGCCCACTGGGATACCTGGCAGAACGGCGTACCGCCGCTGAAGTAA